In one window of Tellurirhabdus rosea DNA:
- a CDS encoding DmpA family aminopeptidase, whose amino-acid sequence MILRLLGLFLLFSMAVSAQSSKRARDYAIRFGVMAPGPLNAITDVPGVRVGQVTLIQGPNVRTGVTAILPHAGNLFQEKCPAAIYIGNGFGKLTGYSQVEELGTLETPIVLTNTLSVPTAADAVIDYTLAQPGNEQVRSLNPVIGETNDGFLNDIRGRHVTRQHVLEALRKASTGPVAEGAVGAGTGTVCFGFKGGIGTASRKLPGSLGGYTVGVLVQTNFGGVLQVGNLPVGVALGKYSYREKLDGSCMMVVLTDAPLDARNLKRLAKRAFMGLAQTGGIASNGSGDYVIAVSTANRIPHETSRTLDEVKLLRNDNVSPLFMAAIEATEEAIINSLFAAETMKGDQGHQVEKLPVDKVVELLKK is encoded by the coding sequence ATGATTTTACGGTTACTTGGTCTGTTTCTGCTCTTTTCCATGGCTGTTTCCGCCCAATCTTCCAAACGCGCCCGCGACTACGCAATCCGCTTCGGCGTCATGGCGCCCGGTCCGCTCAACGCCATCACCGACGTGCCGGGCGTCCGGGTCGGCCAGGTGACGCTCATTCAGGGCCCGAACGTCCGAACGGGCGTAACGGCCATTCTGCCGCATGCGGGCAATCTGTTTCAGGAAAAATGCCCGGCGGCCATTTACATCGGCAACGGCTTCGGCAAGCTGACGGGCTACAGCCAGGTGGAAGAACTCGGAACGCTGGAAACGCCAATTGTGCTGACCAACACGCTGAGCGTCCCGACGGCCGCCGATGCCGTCATCGATTATACGCTGGCGCAGCCCGGCAACGAGCAGGTGCGGTCCCTGAACCCGGTCATCGGCGAAACCAACGACGGCTTTCTCAACGACATCCGCGGACGGCACGTCACCCGGCAGCACGTGCTGGAAGCCCTGCGGAAAGCCAGTACCGGGCCGGTCGCCGAAGGGGCCGTCGGTGCCGGGACCGGAACGGTCTGTTTCGGGTTCAAAGGCGGCATCGGTACGGCTTCGCGGAAACTGCCCGGTTCGCTGGGCGGCTACACGGTCGGCGTACTGGTGCAGACCAATTTCGGCGGGGTGCTGCAGGTCGGAAACCTGCCCGTCGGCGTGGCGCTGGGCAAATATTCTTACAGGGAAAAACTGGACGGCTCCTGCATGATGGTGGTGCTGACGGACGCGCCACTCGACGCCCGTAACCTGAAGCGGCTCGCCAAACGGGCGTTTATGGGACTGGCCCAGACCGGCGGCATCGCCTCCAACGGCAGCGGCGACTACGTCATTGCGGTTTCGACGGCCAATCGCATTCCCCACGAAACCAGCCGGACGCTCGACGAGGTAAAGCTCCTTCGCAACGACAATGTCTCGCCCCTGTTCATGGCCGCCATCGAAGCGACGGAGGAAGCCATCATCAATTCGCTGTTCGCCGCCGAAACGATGAAGGGCGATCAGGGGCACCAGGTGGAGAAACTGCCGGTGGACAAAGTGGTGGAACTGTTGAAAAAATAA